The following are from one region of the Rosettibacter firmus genome:
- the secD gene encoding protein translocase subunit SecD yields MKEIRFRLLLVLGFIALSVYLLIPTYKDYRNNQIVTKQLSTLEDSLKKSNPDLSAIQIKEFINNKRDSILSNNPDYRAAREKRVKLGLDLQGGMYLVMEVNTAKLLEKLAKDPDDQFNEILKEAEAESKISDENVVSILARKMSEKGIRLSRYFGSIREDDDKIISRLLEQEADAVTRAIEIIRNRVDQYGVSEPNIQKQGSRRIVIELPGIAREEEAKRLLQGRALLEFRLVKDADIAIPIMKRIDEVLAASLRGDTISLDTTKTAKADTAKQQNLTEEQFAKEHPFFAIARLIDPQGRIPDAFVKETDRQKLNAYLERPEVKKVIPDNIEFLYDARPEKGPDGANYYRLYILNKNPELTGGVIVDAQSNIDPTTSAPIVTMQMNSEGAREWARITGSNIGKRCAIVLDGVVYSAPVIQNKIPSGNSQISGIPNLDEAKLLEIVLKAGALPAPVDIIEQRSVGPSLGQDSIKQGSNSVLFGYLLVALFMAFYYKKAGTIADLGLIVTVLLILGVLAGFQATLTLPGIAGIVLTMGMAVDANVIIYERIREELATGKTDRAAVDAGFKHSFSAIFDSNITTFFTGIILYQFGSGPVQGFALTLMIGIITSLFSALVLVRMIFDYMLSKGYKINVG; encoded by the coding sequence ATGAAAGAGATAAGATTCAGGCTATTGCTGGTTTTAGGTTTTATTGCTCTTTCTGTCTACCTTTTAATTCCTACCTACAAAGATTATCGTAATAATCAAATTGTTACCAAACAACTTAGTACTTTAGAAGACAGTTTAAAAAAGAGCAATCCTGATTTATCAGCAATTCAAATTAAAGAATTCATTAACAATAAAAGAGATAGTATTTTATCTAATAATCCAGACTATCGTGCAGCTCGTGAGAAAAGAGTTAAGCTTGGTCTTGATCTGCAAGGTGGTATGTATCTCGTAATGGAAGTTAATACTGCCAAACTCCTTGAAAAATTAGCTAAAGACCCTGATGATCAATTCAATGAAATCTTAAAAGAAGCAGAAGCAGAATCAAAAATTTCTGATGAAAATGTTGTCTCAATTCTTGCTCGTAAAATGTCTGAAAAAGGAATTCGTTTGAGTAGATATTTTGGTTCAATACGTGAAGACGACGATAAAATAATTTCTCGATTATTAGAACAAGAAGCAGATGCTGTTACACGAGCAATTGAAATTATTCGTAATAGAGTTGATCAATATGGAGTTTCTGAACCTAATATTCAAAAACAGGGCTCAAGAAGAATTGTAATTGAACTCCCGGGTATTGCACGCGAAGAAGAAGCCAAAAGATTACTACAAGGAAGAGCATTACTCGAATTTAGATTGGTAAAAGATGCAGATATTGCTATACCAATTATGAAACGCATTGATGAAGTTTTGGCAGCTTCACTTAGAGGTGATACAATTTCCTTAGATACTACAAAAACTGCAAAAGCAGATACCGCTAAACAACAAAACTTAACAGAAGAACAATTTGCAAAAGAACATCCATTTTTTGCAATTGCAAGATTAATTGATCCTCAGGGAAGAATACCAGATGCATTTGTAAAAGAAACTGATCGACAAAAATTAAATGCATATCTTGAAAGACCCGAAGTTAAAAAAGTTATTCCCGATAATATTGAATTTCTTTATGATGCAAGGCCAGAAAAAGGTCCTGATGGAGCCAATTATTATAGATTATACATTTTAAACAAAAATCCAGAATTAACAGGCGGCGTAATTGTAGATGCTCAATCTAATATAGACCCTACAACATCAGCTCCTATTGTTACCATGCAAATGAATTCTGAAGGTGCCAGAGAATGGGCAAGAATTACCGGTTCAAACATCGGAAAAAGATGCGCTATTGTACTCGATGGAGTCGTTTATTCAGCTCCTGTAATTCAAAATAAAATACCTTCAGGAAATTCACAGATTAGTGGAATTCCAAATCTTGATGAAGCAAAACTTCTTGAAATTGTATTAAAAGCTGGTGCACTTCCTGCTCCAGTTGATATTATCGAACAAAGAAGCGTTGGTCCTTCACTGGGTCAGGATTCTATTAAACAAGGTTCTAATTCTGTTTTATTTGGATATCTCCTCGTTGCACTCTTTATGGCATTTTATTATAAAAAAGCCGGTACTATAGCAGACCTCGGTTTAATTGTTACTGTGCTACTAATACTTGGTGTTCTTGCTGGTTTCCAGGCTACATTAACATTACCTGGTATTGCTGGAATTGTATTAACAATGGGTATGGCAGTCGATGCAAATGTTATTATATATGAAAGGATAAGAGAAGAATTAGCAACAGGAAAAACTGATAGGGCTGCAGTTGATGCCGGATTTAAACATTCATTTTCAGCTATTTTCGACTCAAATATTACTACTTTCTTTACTGGTATCATTCTATATCAATTTGGTAGTGGTCCAGTTCAGGGGTTCGCATTAACACTTATGATTGGTATTATTACAAGTTTATTCTCTGCGTTAGTATTAGTTCGTATGATATTTGATTATATGCTATCAAAGGGATACAAAATTAATGTTGGTTAA